The Osmerus eperlanus chromosome 9, fOsmEpe2.1, whole genome shotgun sequence genomic sequence CTGGGAAAGGTTTGCCATGTGTTAGTATTGCTAAATATTCATGTTACTCTGTCAACACTGCCATGAACACCAGATCAACTCAAATGCCCCAACCATCTCCAAATAGTACAAATATCCACGTACATGGAATTCAACTTCATATCACAATAATAATGGCATTGATAATAAAATAACTTGCAGCCTGTTTGTATATATCCCCTGCCTTGCAAGTACACACAGTGAGCAGTAAAGAAGATTCCCTCACACTGACAAGATTCTGATTGTGGGATTGTACATTTGATAAACTGAAGGGCTGTATGCCTCAATTTTTTTCCAAAGCCAGTAGCTATACTGGTATACAACTGGGAATGTGCTTCCAATTATTTGATACACATGAAGCATTTTGTACTATTGTATTAACAACATTGTAAAAATGCAGTGATATGGTTATGTACTTGAAATCACACTAGTTGATTTGCAACTGTTATGAATGTTGGTGTTCaagcttacagtttttctcaatcgttaaagttttttttaacagtCTTAACCTTCTCTAAACTGTGAGTgaaattgtcactgttttatgGGACATCACAGCACTATTgcatgtctgctaaatgtagtaACTCTACCAAAACATTAAATTAATGCTTCAAATCTTAGTCATTGTGTCAGTAAATTGGCCAATGCCAACTCATTATTAGAATTTGTTTTTTCATTGTGTGAGACAGATGTTCAGATGTTTGTCACCATGGCTGTTAATAACCCTGGAAATGTTGATATTCAAGTTTGTAAAACATTTTTGGTCACTCTGATTGCTTACTTGACTAGATCTGACATTCTGGTATACCAGAAGTTTAGTTGTGTCAGTTTTGAATGTTGTTGTGTAGTAGGCTACACTGAGCTTTTTAGATAACAATTTCAACAGTAGTTAAAAGTTTTTGAGAAAAGTTGCGGTAATATCATGCAATACTGTAGTACACAGAAAAATGAAAAAAGATTCACAATTATGAATAGACTTACATAGTAAATTTGTTCTTGTAGCAGTGTGTTACATGTAAACAGAACATTgacattgagaaaaactgtaaattggTTGCAATTATGTACTCGGTTACTCGATCACATACAATTATGCAACTAAAAGTCAAATAAATTACCTCAAGTATGCAAAATTGAGACTGATTTACTTCCTGTTTTTAAGCATTTTAcattgagaacacagggggaacagatttccctggaggcctgaggaaaaTGGTCTccccctgtatattacagtCTGATGATTTTGGATGCattacagtgatgctggtgatggtATTTTACGGTGATCTTTATGTGGGGAACAGATTTACCAGGAGGCCTGAGGAAAGAGGTTCCCCCTATGTTAAATGTCATCTACACATCAGTCTTTAATGCTGTGGTTCCCCCCTGTATATAACAGTCTGACCATTTATAAAGcactacagtgatgctggttatgtacgttactgtgatcattataaCAAGTTTAATCTATACACCAGTTTtatacactgagaacacaggaggaactgatttccctggaggcctgaggaaagtggatccccccctgtatattacagtctggccattataaagcaatacagcgatgctggtgatgtatgttactgtgatcatgatGTGTAACAAGTTTTCATCTATAcaccagtcttttacactgagaacatagggggaacagatttccctggaggcctgagtgAAGTGGTTCCCCCCTGTATAGTCTGATGATTTTGGACGCAATACAGTGATACTGGTGATGTGGACTCTCGTGGAAAGTAGGTAGAGTACACTATAAGCTAACACACGCGATTGTAAAAATCACATTTAGCTCAACCAAACAACAAGAGAAAACGTCATGATTTCGCGCACATGCAAGGAAGGGGGAACAGGGGAACTGAATTCACCGGAACACCGACAGAGGGCAGAAATATACCTCCTCGTCTCAAAGTCACTGCCAAGAAATGTAGCTACAAAGGGACAACGACAAAGTTGCTGAATGAATCCTAACAAAAGCTAAGGTAACGTTTTAAATAGTTACCTAAATAAACCAATAACTAATCATATCTGCCTCTTGTAAGGTTCCAAAATACATGACATTAAGCTAAATAACGTTTAGCCTAGCAACGCACAGGGGCTAAATTTGCTGGTAAGGGTCAAATGCAATCATGTGTAGTACGCTACTGtagttagctctagctctagtactgtagctagccagctacTCAACTATTTATTGTTAGCGCATGTCACCGttcaaaccaaaacaaatgaaaataagATAGCCAGTCTTGCTAGGTAGGTTGTTAGCTCTAGCTTCTAATATCCCTGGTCCAAGCTACAGTaactagctaacgctagctacacctaatactgtacagtactgtttcGATTGCCAGTTTAAGCTTCCCCAATATATAATATGGGTATTTATGGCACTGACACCTGGAGATCCTTGCATACAGATTTTCTAAGTATATAATTAATTATTGTTCCCTTTATGATTTCTGACCACAGTGTTTTGTGTTCACAGCTCAAGGTGGAGGAAAGCAATGCAGAGTTTGTTGGTACAAGCCTTGACTCTTAGGCAGTTAGGGAGACTAACTCCTCGCCAGCTTCTAACTCCGGGACACGGACTACACTGGACAGAATGGTGCCCAAGGACCATACACTCCCGCCAGGTGCTGGGTGCCACACATTTACTGTCTCATAGAACTCACAAACTTCTCATTCGTAAATTCCCAGAATTAAGATGGTCTGTTCAACACGCAAGGTTCAAAAGCAAGAAAAAAGGAGCTCCAAGGGCAACACagaaagaggatgaggaggaagacgaCTATTCTGTGGACAGTGACAATGAAGATGAACCGGAGGATGATCCCAGTTTACCCAAGGACTACAAAGACTTGGAGAAATTTGTGCAGTCCTTTCGTTATGATCTCATTATGAAAGCTGGACTTGACATAGCACGCAAGTGAGTGTATGCATGGTATTATAATATTGATCATGTTTTGAGCAGGTTGTTGTTGTTAAAAAAGCCTACATGAATATTTGTTTTACTGAATGTACCCTTACAGTACAGGGCAAGCTAACATTTTCTGTTTAATTTAAGCAAACTGGAAGATGCCTTCTACAGCGACAAGCTTAGGTTGAATGGACAGAAACTCATAAAGAAAAGTAAATTGGTGAGTTggctaagatttttttttttttcaagaaaGATTCATGGAAAATTTATATAAGCTTATTTTAAGAGAGATTATTTTTTGATGAATACAGACTGTATTTACagcttaaataataataataaaaaaataatgatCATGACAACAGTAAATACAATGTGCTGTAAACTTGGTTTTGATCTTTTATTCTTCCATCAGGTGAAAGTTGGGGACACTTTGGACCTTATTTTGTCTGAGAATCATGAGGCTGACACCATTACTCTCATGAGAGTGATTCTTAAGAAGATGCTGGGTGAATCCAAGGATGGGGACAAGTACAAAGTTGTTCTGAGGCGCTGGAAAAACATAGAACTCTCAAAGCAGGATGCCTTCAAGCAGTGACTTGCCAACAAACAGCAGTCTATACCAATACCTGTTGCCATTGACAACAGCACACCTTTAAGCAGCAGCATAGTTTGTCATGTCACCATGTGTGGTTTATCATAACCGATTTGAGAGAAGTTCAATCAGACAGAATTACAGAAAGTGTAATTAGGTTACATATTACTGTATTAACTGTATTAAAGGATAGGTGTTTTTTAAATGGTGAAaccagcctttagtttttttttattaatcagTATTATCTTTGTTTATACAAATTTGAAAATGTATAGACGTATCCAAAAATTTGACACCACAAGTACAAAAGCTATTCATGCTGGTCTTAATTGGTCTTTAATTAGAGCTCATTTGTATAGGCAAACAAAAATATTATTTCTGGTAAGCTTGTAGTAATGGTAATGTAGAAAATACTGCGCGTACTTCTCAATTGGGTTTAAAACTGCTTCTAAAATTAGGTGTCACAAGGGTACAGGTCAATCCAAAAATTAAAAGTGGGGGTCCTTACCCCCAAGCAGCTATTGTCATCATATTTGATATTCTTCTCTAGGGAACCAGAGATTGACACATCAAAATCATTTAAAGATCACATAAGATTAAGTAAGCTCAATTAAAGCCTAGCGTATCTTAATCATGGTCCTCTATATTAGCTACTGCAATATAGCTATTTCTTTCACTTAACCTGAACTCCAACAAAGGAGAAAATTGCACTGCAAGAGCACAACACTGGATAGTTATGATTTTATTACAAATAGATGAACACAATCTGTTGCCATGGTTTACAGAATTATAATACAAACTTCTATAAGAAGGTATAACATAAATATTGTTAAAAACAGTGGTGGCACATTTGCTACAACATGTTTGTGATGAAAAAAAAGTGACTGGTTTGGGATCACTTTATATCTAGTGACTTAACTAATGTTACTACAAAtatattgttattgtttttaAGGCTACAGCTTATCAACATGGTGAGTTAGATTAGCTAACGACAGTATTCTTTTGGCATACAAATATATGCTAGTCTTACCATTTTTATCAAACGATAAGAGTACTTCACTACACTTTGTagtcaaaaatacaaatacatccAATAAGAATAGACTACTGATGGTAAGTCATAAAGATTAAACAAGATGACCTCACTTTACATAGGACAGTGTGTGTTAAGTTTCCACTATGCTATTCAACGTATATATACTTGTGCAAAGTTCATAAAAAAAGTAAAGTGTTGCCTGTTGGCACAGCGTTGTGACTAGGACACAGTACTTGATCTCTTGGCCTTCTTCAATATGTCACATTTTTTACGGTTGGGTCGCCGGCAGCGTTCATCAATGCTTGGCACACATTCATAGTGCCAAACTTCCTCCATTTTGTCTACAGGATACACAGCCTCTACATAGTGCCGTATGAGCCTGAGGCGCACTGGGTCTAGCTGCTTCTTGTTGCACGCGCCCGAGTGGTTGTACTGAAGCCGCAGGTTCTCCTGGGTGAACAGCTCAGGGAAGAGGCGCACAAGCAGGCGAGCTGCAAAGTTTCCCACTGAGAGACTCTGCTGGACGATTTCCCGCACCTCTGTGTCTGAGAGCAGGTAGACAGAAGGCACAGGGAAGTCCGGTATTGACACAGTCAGTTCGTCCAATGGAATCTTGCAGAAGTCTTTGCTACTTTTCTCAGGAGGTAGAGGGGGCATATCAAAGTCCGGATTCTGCAAGTTATCTGTATTCAGCTGGTTCTCTTGGCAAACCATCAAGAAGTCTCCAGGCTCTTGTTCGTAGTCTGGAGGATAGACTTTGCGCTGCTGCTGGTACGACCTCCTCTGTTCTGTGTCACGTCGCCGGCACCGCTCGTCCAGTTTACCCACAAACTCCAAAGTCCAGACCCTGTCATTCTTGGCTCGTGGGTACAGTAACTGTACATAGTGGCGAATCAGGTTGACTCGGACAGGATCCAGCTGCTTCTTCCCCAGAGAGCCGCTACAGTTGTAATGCTTCCGTGCGTTCTCATAGGTGAAGAGCTCGGGAAACATCAATACCAACAGGCGAGAGGCAAAGTTACCTATCGACAGGCTGCAGTCATAGTTGTTCCTCAGCTGCTCCTTTGACAGCAGGTACTCCTTAGGAACAACAAAACCTGGCAGAGGCACCTCCAGTTTGTCAAAATCGACTGGGCTGAGCAAGGACTTTTTAGACTTCCGAATTGGCCTTTCAAAATCACACAGGTCACTAATCTTGATGATGGAGACGTCGTCAGGAAGGCTTGTGGAGTCATAGCTCTCATCATTTAAATGATCAGGTTCACTGCTGTTGCTATGAGGACCCTCCAGGGCATCCTCCATACGCTGGACACATACCTGCAGCCAGGTATCTTCAGGGACTTCTGGGAAGTTTGCCTCCATATACTTCCGAATGATCTCGATTCTGTTTGAGTCCAGAATCAACTGTCCCACACTACTGATACCACCCTGACCCTCTGACATTCTTCCCTCATCAAACACCTCCGGGAAAAGACGATTGACAAGAAAAATAACAAAGTCCTCAGGTGAGGAAAACTCATCAAGGTCCTCCCTGATCTGAGTGTCATGCACCAGGTCCGAGACAACCAGGTTGTTTTGGTGTCCATTTGTGTCTAGTGACAGGTGCTCTTCTTGACCGTCTTCGTTGATGAAATGGCAGGTCTCAGCCTTAATATCAAGGCTTGTGACTGTCTGTTTCCTGCTTGGCTGTCCACTCTCCATATCCTTCTGAGCCCAGAAGCTATTGAAAAAGTCATTGATCTGTAAAAGGCATTCATCCTGCCAGATATTGTTATTTTTAACCAGAGGGAAGCACACCTCAACGTAGTTGCGTATGAGCTGCAGGTGGAGAGAATCCAGAGTTCTTTTGCTGGCTATGCAGCCGTGGGTGCATTCCGTGCCCTTAAAGAGCTCAGGGAAGAGATGAACCAGCAGTCTGCACCCCAGCTCACCCGCAGTCGACGTCTGCTCCATGAGCTGCCTCAGCTCTTCGCTTGTCAGCAAGTACTCTGGTGGGGGCTGAAACTCTGTCACCATCTCTGAGGGTTTGATTTGTTTCTTGATGCGCGTTACCTCCAGCGAGAGTAGATCCACCTTGCTGTGGAGCTGTGTCATGCTTGAGTTCAGAGTATTAAggataaaaaacattttttctaTCAACGGGTAAAAGTTGGAGTCTGTTGAGGATGCAGAACCTAGTGTCCCACCcacggcagggaggagaggttcACACCGGCTGTGCTCTCCCATGGAGGGCAGCTTTGGGGATAAGAGGCCACTGTAACTAAGCTTCACTCCACCCtcgtggtgtgtatgtgggtctaGGCTTGACGTGACCCTCTTTTCTGTGATCCTGTGAGAGATACTGTAGAGGGGCTTCCTGAAAGAGACCCTAGTCTTCTCCTGGTTGaggtctttcttctctccagCAGTTGTAAGGCAGAGGGGCTGAGGCCTGGGGACATCCTCAGGCAACTTTTCCATTAACTTTTGCCCCTGGAACAAGAATAATATGTATGCATCAAGGACTTGATAAATATTTACACGTTGATAAAGAGTGTAAAACTCATTAACTGATATGCAAATAAATATTTAGCTTTACCATACATTAAATGTCAATCTAGAAGACAACTTTTAGTATTTATGTTCAATTTACCTCTTGAGAGACCCTAACTCTCTTGCTACTGGTAGGCTGGCCCACTTCAGCAATTATAACGTCGGAGTCCGTCTCTGCAGGACGTTTAGTGGCCTCACTAGCGCCATGAGACCATCCTCCAGGGGCTTCAACTTTCTCACAAACAGCACATTCCTCTAGCTCCTTCTTAATCTCTTTATTTGGGCTTTTCTCtaaacagacacacgcacacacagaaagaacaACATGTCAATTTAGGATTTTACTTAAAAGTACATTAATCCTTTCCTGACAATGTTTAGGCTACATAAGTATAAAGGTCTTACCCTTCTCAAGCATCTCTCTGCCTGGGGGATCCCCATGCTCGGAGAAACTCATATCCTAGAGGTACATTGAAGACATATTTTATAGTTTCTGATATTAAATTAGTGGCAAAAACATTGTACTATTCGTGTACAGGCTTATTGACAACTATTCCAACAATAGTAAtgtatgttcattttaattTCTTCATTTTCAATTCAATATTGTAGTTCATAGTTACAGGATAGCCTACTAAATGAACCCATAACTCTACAGCTCAGTAGCCTACTTTTGCTTTGTTGTAATGCAACTGAAAGGTTGATGTAATCAGGGCAATACCTAAACTGTCCTGAATTTACTCAAAGGAAAATGACTCAAAATCACAAAATCAGATCTAAGTCTAATAGAGACGTTATTACTTCTGCTCTGATGTTACATCCACTTCCTCATTCCTCCACTAGAAGCCCACTAAACCAAAACATGAGAAGAGAACACAGCGGTGTCATACTTTTTCACTTTAACGTTCCAAGTCCTCTCGACAATTGACCAACGCTAGTAGCCGTATGATGCACAATCTATATAAATCGGACTATATACTAACCAACTATTTGATATTGAGGGTTAGTAGTTAGCTAGCCGTTTTGTTTATTGAATTTTATGACGCGGCAGTGTATGCTACTGTTGAGGTTAACGAGTTTTCCCCACTCTCGGTGGAATAGCCTGAAACTAGATTGAATCGTCGGTGCAAGCTCACCTTTAAGATTTCATGCAGTCCTTTAGGAACATTGAGGGTGGGGTGAACATTTCGGCAGATAGTCTGCTGGGGATTTTATTGCAAGCTAGCAGCACGGATAGATGTTGTTCGTGTtcctttatttttttttctttcctgtgCCCTCTCGCGTGACGTGACGGCGCGCGCCCCTGCTGTGTCATTTCCGCACAGCTGTGCGTGGATGTGTCCTGTGTGGGTATGGTGTTTGCAGCGGTACCCTGAGTAAAATCTctagtctttttttttgtgggggggggggggggggggagttcaaGTTTCTGAACGTGGGACAAGACACCAAATACTAAATATATGCTCAGAGTTATAAAATATAGATAGTAATTTAAGTATCATCACTGAATAGCCTAGATACAACTTTATCTTAATCAATGATATTTTGACAATTGTTAATAggaatttgtttttgtttatcgtAACTTTTCTTGTCTTTATTAACCTAACCAATATTTGCCTATTATGTCTTCAGATGTTTAGAAGTACAGTCTACTGTGACTAATCAGACACCACATTGCAGCTGTGTTTGGTTAAATGTATTTGATCCTCTTGCATCTGTATGACAAAAAGTAAGTCTACATCCTGCTTGGATGTCGGATCTTGCAGTTTTTCATTTAAATCTAGATGATTCAGTGTAAAATAGCCCCTGATAATTGGAGTGAAAAATATTCAGTATCAAACCATAGTTTTCCTCAACAGTGGTTTATATATTCCATAAAACTAGAACTGTAATGCTAACAGTGTTATGGTGTACGTCACCACTCTGTGGATATGTAGACAATTTCATAccagaaaaaaaaataaaaaaaagaatttagTGGACAGTTTGACCAAATAGTCCTGTGCCCAAGTTTTGggagttttttggggggaacaTCTTGtatcattgtaaaaaaaaaatacctgACCCCTTAAGAACATACATATTAAATGACTTAAACAAAATGTATTGTACTGtcaattatattattatttaatccAAACTTCAAATCTTAACAATCAGGCATCAGGTACTTTGTCTTCCTATACCTCTTTCAAGAAATCACAGCcttgtctgtctcctcttcctccctgagCCTCTTGGTGGTTTTAGACAGAGTGGAGAGGTCCTGCAGGCTGCTCCTGGCTATCTTCCAGGAAGGCCCAGGCTGGGGACTCTTTCCAACCCAAGGCTtgctgagtccagcctggggacTGGGGCTTCTgaactcctcccttcccctcttgcTAGCAGGCCCagactgcctctcctctcccctccaaaaCTTGGTGGGTCCAAGCAGAGACTGAGCAGTGGTGGATCTAtggtcttctctccctcttttcctagGAAGACATTTCTTCTCTTTTCCATCCCCTTTCTTAGTGTTGGAAAAACCATGAGAAGTCATGGAAAAGTATGACAGCCAGACTGGAGGCCAAGGAGCCGTAAAAGGCTTCTGCACCAGTGCTTCGGTTGGCTTTTTCATTCTGAGAGCCTCGTAGATGATGCTACAGCCCCTATGGAGCTCCCAGCTGGATATCAGGTGAGCCTGAAGGGCAGTCAGACATGGACACAGCAGCTGGCACCCAACACAATGGTAGCACGTTTCATTAGCTATCTGCTTAGTGAAGTTCAGGATATAGGAGGCTTGGAGATGCTCGGTGCCAGGCTGAAGCAGCTTCACATCCAGCCCTCCTGAGGAGATGATGGTCTCAGGCATCAGCTCAGGAGACTCCCAGGGCCTCAACCCACAGTACACAGAGGTAGTAGCAGCTTCACTGGCTaagtggaggaggaaagagTAAGAAAGAAATGGTAGATATAAGATGGTGGTTGTGTGGGTCATGCATCATTCATATACATATTCTGTAATTTTTTTGTGAATAAGAAAAACTGTTTAGGAATGACATCTTTCATTTACCTGAAAGTAGTTGCAACAAATAGCCACCCTCCGGTCTATCCCAGACGGGGGCAGAAGGAGGTGTAGGGGGATTACAGGGACAGATTCTGCTGTTGGTGAGGGGAAGACGGGAGTACGAGGGAAAGTCCTCCAATTTATCAAAGGAGTATTTGCGTCCAGAAAAATTGAGTCATCTGTGAAATACAGAAAAGAAATGATGCTGATGAATGTACAATTATACATAGAATGTATGTAGAATGAATGTATAACACGTTTTATAAAGAAAGCCAAATCAGTGCCTCATCCATACCTTGATCCCAGTTGTGGCTTTGGTCAAAGTTGTTCATTATGTATAATGCTTGCTCTGTTAATATTACTAGTGTTGTAGTAGCTGTTAGTGGCCTTCTTTCGTAAAAACCACAAACATTTAACAGAATGTTGGGCTCTGATTTTAAAGTTTAATTATGACTTCATTACTTTACAATTCACTGCAATTATGACATCACAGGCTTCTTAGCATGATGCAATGACATGTAATGTCTGTTATTAATAAACACATCAAAAACAATTTGCAGCACAAGTTTCCACAACTAAACAAAATACAACTGATAGGTTTACATGCAACCATGGATTCCTCAGACAGATTCCAATGATCATGAACACAACAACCATCAGCAGCTGCTCAAATGTTTACAGGAGAAcatgaggttgcaggttcaaatcccccttcgTATATCACATCAGATAAAAGTGTCTCaatcaatacattattattCCTATGATAACAATATCCAAGTGGCCTCAACAAGCATCCCAAGTCAGCATGGATAATTGGACACAAACCAATGTGCTCACCAGAGACAGACTGGCACAACTGAGAGAGGCACCTTGTGGTAATCTGGCAGGAGGGTTGGTCAATGTAGCCACTTCTACAGACCTCTGTTCCTTTGACGCCCCCCTGTGGAGGCCAGAGAGCTTGcagccagagaggaggagtCCAGACCCAAGGTTGGGCCCATCCAGGCCAGAGAAAGAAAGGCAGTTTGGGCCCTCCTGTttggaagagaggaaaaggtgGACTGGGCTGTCCAGGAAGACAGGTATATCACTCCAGAGTACACCTACAGTATCAGGTCAACATTACCAATAAGTGGCACAAGGAGGAAAAGTCCAAGGAGGCTGGTGTCACTACCCCAggccataaaaaaaaacaggtaAAGAAAACACATTGAGCCAGGTGACCACATTCTAGAAGATCATCATAAAGACCTGCATGACTGAGACACCTCAGGAGGCAACTGGGTAAATGCCATTTAAAAATGTAGCCTTGAAAATGCATAGGGATACATAGTTAATGTACATGTATTTCTGAGTTATTGAAACTGTCAGCAAAGTTGATTAGTAAACTgatttcagcaccacggacaggTCCTGGGTGTTCCCCCGTGCACCTGAACAGCATACATAGGCCTACGTGTACCTTCACTGAGATTGGGGCAGTTTTCAAAACATTTTGTAGGTCTATGCATGCTACATCTAAGCGTGTTATTACTCATAACATTTCTCACTAGGCAcagctgtaaaaaaaatatataaaaaaataacatgTGTAGGCCTAAGCTATCAATTAGAAATGTGTGGTTGATGTGCTAGACACGACCGCGACTTTGGTCAAAGGAGGCTATCATTACAATAACAAGCACGAAGGCACAACTTTTCTCGGAAAGGATCAAACATGTGACACCACTGTGGAAATGAGACAGTCGTATAATGGCTATTTTAATAAAAATATTTAATAGAATAATTAGGCTACTTTGCAACATTGAAAGAAAAGCGGAATCCCAATGGTGGAAACCCTTCTTTACgttttagttttttgtttaaccttcgtgctgccttcgggtcacatgacccaaaggttcataacgaaccatcgttgtgtttacccaattttacccaatacaaaaacaaataaaaataattttcttttaaccttcgcaatgtggggggtctgagacagcccaacggttaaaagaaaatgcttcactttgtttttgtatgcggtaaagttgtcgcaatacgacggtgggtcacacggctgatgggtcagaacgacccgaagataacacaagggttaagagattaTTGACACACTCAAGAAGCCGATGTCTGTCACCAACCACAAGCGTCTCAGTATGGGGAGGATATAACAAGAGAATGTAACTGCTGTTACGATGGTGCaatagtcattatttgggtaatGAGCTGTCTCAGTGGCAGTCTTATCTGTCAGGCAATGAAGCGTGAGACCTGCGCGGAGAAATCCATGTCGGGGGTCACTCGAGCGAGAGCTTGCGACTAGGGGCTGGGATTCAACACTTAACACTGAGCAGAGCTCATTAAAGTGTCATTTTTGGGCAATATGCTCGTGTctgcagaagagagaagagcatTTTGTTCCTATTGGAGTGAATCATTTCATCCATCACCGTCAGCAATGTGATGACATTAACAGGTGTTCACCGATAGGTCATTTATAACGAGACTAATTGAGAGTGTAACATAATTTAACAAAATTGTCGATTTCCTTTTACACATCCGCTAATTGTTCCGCAAAAAGATTATTTGCAAAGGTCTTCGGCAGTTTAACACGATTTCCAACGAATCTCTATTGCGATCTTGCGCCTCACATCAATCCAACGTGTTTTTTTCATTGTTTGGTTGTACCCGTCCGTGGCTTTGCTTTACATTCATAAATGGGAATTCACTCTATACTACTCAACTTTTCTTTGTAAAAATAGTAGGCTATGTGACGTTATGAAGCAGAGAAAAAGAGCAATTCACAGATTTGTCAGCGGTGGAAGTGATATAATTCTACATGGTGGGCAATTTTGCATTTCAGTTTTCAATAACATCATCAAGTGTCCATGCTAGACAGTGAGTCACACTGTAACACAATCTATTGTGCTGCGTTTGCTCTCTCCACAGCATACCAGCTGGAATTACACCacacaggactgtgtgtgtgtctatgggggTTGGTCTGCTGTTACCCCCTCAATGATATTTATGTACATGCAGATCTCATGCCAACCTAGCACTCAGGACGTGAAGAATGTCAAACCACAAAATCCTGGCCATGAACAAGACAGACGGTGTTTTGTTTCAGCTGTATGATAACATGATGCTGTGCTGTGGCTCCTGTTAGCTGCAGAGGCGTTTACAATGTAtacttcctctccttcactagCCTGGAGGGTCTTATCTCCAGTGTGTTAGTAAGCCATTTTGTGGTAGAGGAAAGATGTAAATGACAGGACAATTACATATGTGGCAAAACTGTTATATAAGTCTCACATTTTTCTCCATGTACCTATACCCATAACTTGAATAAAAC encodes the following:
- the mtres1 gene encoding mitochondrial transcription rescue factor 1, with the translated sequence MQSLLVQALTLRQLGRLTPRQLLTPGHGLHWTEWCPRTIHSRQVLGATHLLSHRTHKLLIRKFPELRWSVQHARFKSKKKGAPRATQKEDEEEDDYSVDSDNEDEPEDDPSLPKDYKDLEKFVQSFRYDLIMKAGLDIARNKLEDAFYSDKLRLNGQKLIKKSKLVKVGDTLDLILSENHEADTITLMRVILKKMLGESKDGDKYKVVLRRWKNIELSKQDAFKQ
- the bend3 gene encoding BEN domain-containing protein 3, producing the protein MSFSEHGDPPGREMLEKEKSPNKEIKKELEECAVCEKVEAPGGWSHGASEATKRPAETDSDVIIAEVGQPTSSKRVRVSQEGQKLMEKLPEDVPRPQPLCLTTAGEKKDLNQEKTRVSFRKPLYSISHRITEKRVTSSLDPHTHHEGGVKLSYSGLLSPKLPSMGEHSRCEPLLPAVGGTLGSASSTDSNFYPLIEKMFFILNTLNSSMTQLHSKVDLLSLEVTRIKKQIKPSEMVTEFQPPPEYLLTSEELRQLMEQTSTAGELGCRLLVHLFPELFKGTECTHGCIASKRTLDSLHLQLIRNYVEVCFPLVKNNNIWQDECLLQINDFFNSFWAQKDMESGQPSRKQTVTSLDIKAETCHFINEDGQEEHLSLDTNGHQNNLVVSDLVHDTQIREDLDEFSSPEDFVIFLVNRLFPEVFDEGRMSEGQGGISSVGQLILDSNRIEIIRKYMEANFPEVPEDTWLQVCVQRMEDALEGPHSNSSEPDHLNDESYDSTSLPDDVSIIKISDLCDFERPIRKSKKSLLSPVDFDKLEVPLPGFVVPKEYLLSKEQLRNNYDCSLSIGNFASRLLVLMFPELFTYENARKHYNCSGSLGKKQLDPVRVNLIRHYVQLLYPRAKNDRVWTLEFVGKLDERCRRRDTEQRRSYQQQRKVYPPDYEQEPGDFLMVCQENQLNTDNLQNPDFDMPPLPPEKSSKDFCKIPLDELTVSIPDFPVPSVYLLSDTEVREIVQQSLSVGNFAARLLVRLFPELFTQENLRLQYNHSGACNKKQLDPVRLRLIRHYVEAVYPVDKMEEVWHYECVPSIDERCRRPNRKKCDILKKAKRSSTVS
- the LOC134027076 gene encoding uncharacterized protein LOC134027076 translates to MPETIISSGGLDVKLLQPGTEHLQASYILNFTKQIANETCYHCVGCQLLCPCLTALQAHLISSWELHRGCSIIYEALRMKKPTEALVQKPFTAPWPPVWLSYFSMTSHGFSNTKKGDGKEKKCLPRKRGREDHRSTTAQSLLGPTKFWRGEERQSGPASKRGREEFRSPSPQAGLSKPWVGKSPQPGPSWKIARSSLQDLSTLSKTTKRLREEEETDKAVIS